One genomic window of Cupriavidus malaysiensis includes the following:
- the cueR gene encoding Cu(I)-responsive transcriptional regulator, with the protein MNIGEAAQASGVSAKMIRHYEAIGLLDAAPRSDGGYRRYDERAVHTLRFVRRARNLGFSLDEIRGLLSLWHDRARASADVKALTLRHVAELDQRIAELQSMRDTLDRLAQACSGDDRPDCPILADMACGMERDGAGQAGCCG; encoded by the coding sequence ATGAACATCGGCGAAGCGGCGCAGGCCTCGGGGGTCTCCGCCAAGATGATCCGGCACTACGAAGCGATCGGCCTGCTCGATGCCGCGCCGCGCAGCGACGGCGGCTACCGCCGCTACGACGAACGCGCGGTCCATACCTTGCGTTTCGTCCGGCGTGCCCGTAACCTCGGTTTCTCGCTGGACGAGATCCGCGGCCTGCTGTCGCTGTGGCACGACCGCGCGCGGGCCAGCGCAGACGTCAAGGCGCTGACGCTCAGGCATGTGGCGGAACTCGACCAGCGCATCGCCGAACTGCAGTCGATGCGGGACACGCTGGACCGGCTGGCGCAGGCCTGCAGCGGCGACGACCGCCCGGACTGCCCGATCCTGGCCGACATGGCCTGCGGCATGGAGCGTGACGGGGCCGGGCAGGCGGGGTGCTGCGGCTGA
- a CDS encoding heavy metal translocating P-type ATPase — protein sequence MSSASSSLSPSEWRLPIEGMTCASCVRRVENALAKVPGVHDVAINLATEQATLHADDGSVLPAAARAVEQAGYAVPHEEIELDVSEMSCASCVGRVERALRAVPGVLEAQVNLATERASVTVLRGTADADTLVQAVARAGYGAVPHGGRPAAGEARPAFWDGPWPVALSAALSLPLVAPMVLEWFGVHWMLPGAVQWLLATPVQFVFGWRFYKAGAKAVRAGTGNMDLLVALGTSAAYGLSLWQMLAAPADAMPHLYFESAAVVITLVRLGKWLEARAKRQTADAIRALAALRPDTARVRRDGVESTLPLAAVRVGDEVVVRPGERIPVDAVVIEGRSHADESMLTGESLPVPKQPGDRLTGGAINQEGLLVARTEAIGAETVLARIIRMVEHAQAAKAPIQRLVDQVSAVFVPVVLGLALLTLLGWGLVGSDWQAGLINAVAVMVIACPCALGLATPAAIMAGTGAGARAGILIKDAEALEVAHRVKVVAFDKTGTLTVGRPRVVALRAAAGQDAQAETALLARLAALQAGSEHPLAHAVLAAAQARGLAVVLADELRALPGQGVAGSVDGVALRLGSEGLRAAMGAPAGALEADAEALRAAGRTVSWLLQAEPPRVLGLVGFGDEIKPGAPAAIARLRAAGIRTVMLTGDNRGAAAQVGRALGLDEVQAEVLPQDKAERVAALGRDGIVVAMVGDGINDAPALAAASVGIAMSTGTDVAMQAAGITLMRGDPSLVADALSISHRTVGKIRQNLFWAFIYNVVGIPLAMAGLLNPMLAGAAMAFSSVSVVSNALLLRRWRPAPPAATRPASAGQSVPAQEAA from the coding sequence ATGTCCAGCGCTTCTTCCTCCCTGTCCCCCTCTGAATGGCGCCTGCCGATCGAAGGCATGACCTGCGCCTCCTGCGTGCGCCGTGTCGAGAACGCGCTGGCGAAGGTGCCCGGCGTGCACGACGTGGCCATCAACCTGGCGACCGAGCAGGCCACCTTGCACGCCGACGACGGCAGCGTGCTGCCGGCGGCCGCGCGCGCGGTCGAGCAGGCCGGTTATGCGGTGCCGCACGAGGAGATCGAGCTAGACGTCAGCGAGATGAGCTGTGCTTCCTGCGTGGGCCGGGTGGAGCGCGCATTGCGCGCCGTGCCCGGCGTGCTGGAGGCCCAGGTCAACCTGGCCACCGAGCGCGCCAGCGTGACGGTGCTGCGCGGCACCGCCGATGCGGACACGCTGGTGCAGGCGGTGGCGCGGGCCGGCTATGGCGCCGTGCCGCACGGCGGCCGGCCGGCCGCGGGCGAGGCGCGTCCGGCCTTCTGGGACGGTCCCTGGCCGGTGGCGCTGTCGGCCGCGCTGTCGCTGCCGCTGGTGGCGCCGATGGTGCTCGAATGGTTCGGTGTGCACTGGATGCTGCCCGGCGCGGTGCAATGGCTGCTGGCCACGCCGGTGCAGTTCGTGTTCGGCTGGCGCTTCTACAAGGCCGGCGCCAAGGCGGTGCGGGCCGGTACCGGCAATATGGACCTGCTGGTCGCGCTGGGCACCTCGGCGGCCTATGGCTTGTCGCTGTGGCAGATGCTGGCCGCGCCGGCCGATGCCATGCCGCACCTGTACTTCGAGAGCGCCGCCGTGGTCATCACGCTGGTGCGGCTGGGCAAGTGGCTGGAGGCGCGCGCCAAGCGCCAGACCGCCGACGCCATCCGTGCGCTGGCGGCGCTGCGGCCCGATACGGCGCGCGTGCGCCGTGATGGGGTCGAGAGTACCTTGCCGCTCGCCGCCGTGCGCGTCGGCGACGAGGTGGTGGTGCGTCCGGGCGAGCGCATCCCGGTCGATGCGGTGGTGATCGAAGGCCGCAGCCATGCCGATGAGTCGATGCTGACCGGCGAAAGCCTGCCGGTGCCGAAGCAGCCCGGCGATCGCCTGACCGGCGGCGCCATCAACCAGGAGGGCTTGCTGGTGGCGCGCACCGAGGCGATCGGTGCCGAGACCGTGCTGGCGCGCATCATCCGCATGGTCGAGCACGCCCAGGCCGCCAAGGCGCCGATCCAGCGCCTGGTCGACCAGGTCAGCGCGGTGTTCGTGCCGGTGGTGCTGGGGCTGGCGCTGCTGACGCTGCTGGGCTGGGGCCTCGTCGGCAGTGACTGGCAGGCGGGCCTGATCAACGCCGTGGCGGTGATGGTGATCGCCTGCCCGTGTGCGCTGGGACTGGCGACGCCGGCGGCGATCATGGCCGGCACCGGGGCCGGCGCACGCGCCGGCATCCTGATCAAGGACGCCGAGGCGCTCGAAGTGGCGCACCGCGTCAAGGTGGTGGCCTTCGACAAGACCGGCACGCTGACGGTGGGCCGGCCGCGTGTGGTGGCGTTGCGCGCGGCCGCAGGGCAGGACGCGCAGGCCGAGACGGCGCTGCTGGCGCGGCTGGCCGCGCTGCAGGCCGGCAGCGAGCATCCGCTGGCCCATGCGGTGCTGGCCGCGGCGCAGGCACGCGGGTTGGCCGTGGTGCTGGCCGACGAACTGCGCGCGCTGCCGGGGCAGGGCGTGGCCGGCAGCGTGGATGGTGTGGCGCTGCGGCTCGGCAGCGAAGGCCTGCGTGCAGCGATGGGCGCGCCGGCCGGCGCGCTGGAGGCCGATGCCGAGGCGCTGCGCGCGGCGGGGCGCACCGTCTCGTGGCTGCTGCAGGCCGAGCCGCCGCGTGTGCTCGGCCTGGTGGGCTTCGGCGACGAGATCAAGCCCGGCGCGCCGGCGGCGATCGCGCGGCTGCGCGCGGCCGGCATCCGCACGGTGATGCTGACCGGCGACAACCGCGGCGCGGCCGCGCAGGTGGGCCGCGCGCTGGGGCTGGACGAGGTGCAGGCGGAGGTGCTGCCGCAGGACAAGGCGGAGCGCGTGGCCGCGCTCGGGCGCGACGGCATCGTGGTGGCGATGGTCGGCGACGGCATCAACGATGCGCCGGCGCTGGCGGCCGCCAGCGTGGGCATCGCCATGTCCACCGGTACCGATGTCGCCATGCAGGCGGCCGGCATCACGCTGATGCGCGGCGACCCGTCGCTGGTGGCCGACGCGCTGTCGATCTCGCACCGTACCGTGGGCAAGATCCGGCAGAACCTGTTCTGGGCGTTCATCTACAACGTGGTCGGCATCCCGCTGGCGATGGCCGGCCTGCTCAACCCCATGCTGGCCGGCGCGGCCATGGCCTTCTCCAGCGTCAGCGTGGTCAGCAACGCGCTGCTGCTGCGGCGCTGGCGCCCGGCGCCGCCCGCCGCCACGCGGCCCGCTTCCGCCGGCCAGTCCGTTCCCGCGCAGGAGGCAGCATGA
- a CDS encoding heavy-metal-associated domain-containing protein, with amino-acid sequence MIQFQVEGMSCGHCVGAITRAVQAVDPAAQVSADVAAQAVRVESQADVLALRQAIETAGYPVKSVA; translated from the coding sequence ATGATCCAGTTCCAGGTAGAAGGCATGTCCTGCGGCCATTGCGTCGGCGCCATCACGCGCGCGGTGCAGGCCGTCGATCCGGCCGCGCAGGTGTCGGCCGACGTGGCCGCCCAGGCCGTCCGCGTGGAAAGCCAGGCCGATGTGCTGGCGCTGCGCCAGGCCATCGAGACGGCCGGCTATCCGGTCAAGTCGGTGGCCTGA
- a CDS encoding OmpW/AlkL family protein has product MSFQYKKVLIAGAAMLLAGAAQAQSAGSNIVSLGWFRVMPTGSADPLTLDSVNGVPFGQPQPGTGAKVESADTLGLAFTHFFTDNIAGEIVAGIPPKHDITGQGSFAQYGKLGSVRQWSPAVLVQYHFFDATTKLRPYVGIGVNYTWFTAAQVTNQSFVTGTYGPGASISASAKSSWNPVFNIGANYAITDKWFVGLSVSYLPLSTTATFTTQRGPVTIVSHTKIKLDPVVTYLNVGYRF; this is encoded by the coding sequence ATGAGTTTTCAGTACAAGAAGGTGCTGATCGCGGGCGCTGCCATGCTGCTGGCCGGTGCTGCGCAGGCACAATCCGCGGGTAGCAATATCGTCAGCCTGGGCTGGTTCCGGGTCATGCCGACGGGATCGGCGGATCCGCTCACACTGGACAGCGTCAACGGCGTGCCGTTCGGCCAGCCCCAGCCTGGCACCGGCGCCAAGGTGGAGTCGGCCGATACGCTGGGCCTCGCCTTCACGCATTTCTTTACCGACAACATCGCGGGCGAGATCGTCGCCGGCATCCCGCCCAAGCATGACATCACCGGCCAGGGCTCGTTCGCCCAGTACGGCAAGCTCGGCTCGGTGCGGCAGTGGAGCCCGGCGGTGCTGGTGCAGTACCACTTCTTCGATGCCACCACCAAGCTCCGCCCCTATGTCGGCATCGGCGTGAACTACACGTGGTTCACCGCTGCCCAGGTGACCAACCAGTCCTTCGTGACCGGCACCTACGGCCCCGGGGCTTCCATTAGCGCGAGCGCCAAGTCGTCGTGGAACCCGGTCTTCAACATCGGCGCCAACTACGCCATCACCGACAAGTGGTTCGTGGGTCTCTCCGTGTCCTACTTGCCGCTGTCGACCACCGCCACCTTCACCACCCAGCGCGGTCCGGTGACCATCGTGTCGCATACCAAGATCAAGCTGGATCCGGTCGTGACCTACCTGAACGTCGGCTATCGCTTCTGA
- a CDS encoding delta(1)-pyrroline-2-carboxylate reductase family protein, whose protein sequence is MSFAVLDAASTAARLPYPALARAIAAMLAELRAGTAKAPPRIALPVGDAEAGAGTLLVMPACNAELVMTKNITVHPDNPRRGLPNILGEVVVARAGTGERIALLDGPTVTGRRTAAVSLLAAQSFAARPDGELLIVGAGVQALTHLEAFVAGLPVRRVWVHSRTRDKAQALVAHARTLGVEAEVADAVATVLPRVSMVVTVTSSLSPVLPDLDGGLWRDDHFVAAVGAFRPEMCELPARLCLAAQQAGRLLADTLFGIEEEAGDLLQAGVDWARVQPFESAVLEAEAIRARAGSPLVFKSVGYALWDLAACVLASQQDAADSTVAN, encoded by the coding sequence ATGTCATTCGCCGTTCTCGATGCCGCCAGCACCGCGGCGCGCCTGCCATATCCCGCACTGGCGCGCGCCATCGCCGCCATGCTGGCCGAACTGCGCGCCGGCACGGCCAAGGCGCCGCCCCGCATCGCCTTGCCGGTGGGCGACGCCGAGGCGGGCGCCGGCACGCTGCTGGTGATGCCCGCCTGCAATGCGGAGCTGGTGATGACCAAGAACATCACCGTCCATCCGGACAACCCGCGCCGCGGCCTGCCCAATATCCTGGGCGAGGTGGTGGTGGCGCGGGCCGGCACCGGCGAGCGGATCGCCCTGCTGGACGGCCCGACCGTCACGGGCCGCCGCACCGCGGCCGTGTCGCTGCTGGCAGCCCAGTCCTTCGCCGCGCGCCCGGATGGCGAACTGCTGATCGTCGGCGCGGGCGTGCAGGCCTTGACGCACCTCGAGGCCTTCGTGGCCGGCCTGCCGGTGCGGCGCGTATGGGTGCACTCGCGCACACGGGACAAGGCGCAGGCGCTGGTGGCGCACGCGCGCACACTGGGTGTCGAGGCCGAGGTGGCGGACGCGGTGGCGACGGTGCTGCCGCGCGTGTCGATGGTGGTCACGGTGACGTCCAGCCTCAGCCCGGTGCTGCCGGATCTCGATGGCGGCCTGTGGCGCGATGATCATTTCGTGGCCGCGGTGGGGGCCTTCCGGCCCGAGATGTGCGAGCTGCCCGCGCGCCTCTGCCTGGCGGCGCAGCAGGCCGGGCGGCTGCTGGCCGATACCCTGTTCGGCATCGAGGAAGAAGCCGGCGACCTGCTGCAGGCCGGCGTCGACTGGGCGCGCGTGCAGCCGTTCGAAAGCGCGGTCCTCGAGGCCGAGGCGATCCGTGCGCGCGCCGGCAGTCCGCTGGTCTTCAAGAGCGTCGGCTATGCGCTGTGGGACCTCGCGGCCTGCGTGCTCGCCAGCCAGCAGGACGCGGCGGATTCGACCGTGGCAAATTAG
- the pbpC gene encoding penicillin-binding protein 1C → MTRMVPPRRALAAACLLAGVLAARMAHAVPGFDAVKAGWRSADVVVLDRHGETLARVREDFQARRGDWVALEEISPAMRHAIVLSEDRRFYAHSGIDWQGVAAAAWANLWNTRTRGASTLTMQLAGLLDDNLRRPGGQRSLAQKLGQAAAAAALERGWSKAQILEAYLNLVPLRGELVGVAALSQALFGKVPGGLDARESALAVALVRAPNAPARRVAQRACGILREMGRAQECAGLEGFAQLVLLRGARAPAGAASLDGMDGMGGMDDKAARAALAPHLARAALAQARAVAPRSALPARLATTADAGLQRVAQASLQRHLRELAGRQVEDGAVVVLDNASGDVLAYVGSSGVLSSAAQVDHAAALRQAGSTLKPFLYEQALEEKRLTAASLLDDRPVNLPTGGGLYVPQNYDRRYAGWVSMRAALASSLNVPAVRTLVMVSPHRFRQRLVALGLPLSEAGDYYGYSLALGSADVPLLALTNAYRALANGGRYGPVRMRLEAAPGKLRQVMSPAASYVVADVLSDRHARARTFGLDSPLTTRYWSAVKTGTSKDMRDNWCIGWSERYTVGVWVGNASGASMHEVSGVSGAAPVWHEVMDTLHRSLPSAPPAPPAGVQRVALRFDGDLEPAREEVFLAGTALTWVRVAGAAGEAVDGGAGGPKQRGRPAASARVGVDAGVAAIASPADGTIFALDPDIPPAAQRVWLRAEAAGGAPARGVGWRLDGQLLARGAEVAWLPWPGRHQFELVSADGRVLDRVGVEVRGAVARTPAPAGRPGG, encoded by the coding sequence ATGACGCGGATGGTGCCGCCGCGGCGCGCGCTGGCCGCCGCCTGCCTGCTGGCAGGCGTGCTGGCGGCGCGGATGGCGCATGCGGTGCCCGGCTTCGACGCGGTCAAGGCCGGCTGGCGCAGCGCCGACGTGGTCGTGCTCGACCGTCATGGCGAAACGCTGGCGCGCGTGCGCGAGGACTTCCAGGCGCGCCGCGGCGACTGGGTCGCGCTGGAGGAGATCTCGCCGGCCATGCGCCATGCCATCGTGCTGTCCGAGGACCGCCGCTTCTACGCCCACAGCGGCATCGACTGGCAAGGCGTGGCCGCCGCCGCCTGGGCCAATCTGTGGAACACGCGCACACGCGGTGCCTCGACGCTGACCATGCAGCTGGCCGGCCTGCTCGACGACAACCTGCGCCGCCCGGGCGGCCAGCGCAGCCTCGCGCAGAAGCTCGGCCAGGCCGCGGCCGCGGCCGCCCTGGAGCGTGGCTGGAGCAAGGCGCAGATCCTCGAGGCCTACCTCAACCTGGTGCCGCTGCGCGGCGAACTGGTGGGCGTGGCGGCGCTGTCGCAGGCGCTGTTCGGCAAGGTGCCGGGCGGGCTCGATGCGCGCGAGTCGGCGCTGGCCGTGGCGCTGGTGCGCGCGCCGAATGCGCCGGCGCGGCGCGTGGCGCAGCGCGCCTGCGGCATCCTGCGCGAGATGGGGCGGGCACAGGAATGCGCCGGCCTGGAGGGCTTCGCCCAACTGGTGTTGCTGCGCGGTGCGCGTGCGCCGGCCGGTGCGGCCAGTCTGGACGGTATGGACGGGATGGGCGGTATGGATGACAAGGCCGCGCGTGCCGCGCTGGCACCGCACCTGGCGCGCGCCGCGCTGGCACAGGCGCGCGCCGTGGCGCCGCGCTCCGCGCTGCCGGCGCGCCTGGCCACCACCGCCGATGCCGGCCTGCAGCGCGTGGCGCAGGCCAGCCTGCAGCGTCACCTGCGCGAGCTGGCGGGGCGGCAGGTGGAGGACGGCGCCGTGGTGGTGCTCGACAACGCCAGCGGCGACGTGCTCGCCTATGTGGGTTCTTCCGGCGTGCTGTCGTCGGCGGCACAGGTCGACCATGCCGCCGCGCTGCGCCAGGCGGGGTCCACCCTCAAACCCTTCCTCTACGAGCAGGCGCTCGAGGAGAAGCGGCTGACCGCCGCCTCGCTGCTGGACGACCGCCCGGTCAACCTGCCCACCGGCGGGGGCCTCTACGTGCCGCAGAACTACGACCGCCGCTATGCCGGCTGGGTCAGCATGCGCGCGGCGCTGGCCTCGTCGCTGAACGTGCCGGCGGTACGCACGCTGGTGATGGTGAGCCCGCACCGCTTCCGCCAGCGTCTGGTGGCGCTCGGCCTGCCGCTCAGCGAGGCCGGCGACTACTACGGCTACAGCCTGGCGCTGGGCAGCGCGGACGTGCCGCTGCTGGCCTTGACCAACGCCTACCGCGCGCTGGCCAACGGCGGCCGCTACGGACCGGTGCGGATGCGCCTGGAGGCCGCTCCCGGCAAGCTGCGCCAGGTGATGTCGCCGGCGGCCAGCTACGTGGTCGCCGACGTGCTGTCCGACCGCCATGCGCGCGCGCGTACCTTCGGTCTCGACAGCCCGCTGACCACGCGCTACTGGAGCGCGGTCAAGACCGGCACCAGCAAGGACATGCGCGACAACTGGTGCATCGGCTGGTCCGAGCGCTACACGGTGGGCGTATGGGTGGGCAATGCGAGCGGCGCGAGCATGCACGAGGTATCGGGCGTGTCGGGTGCCGCGCCGGTCTGGCACGAGGTGATGGACACCCTGCACCGCAGCCTGCCGAGCGCGCCGCCAGCGCCCCCGGCCGGCGTGCAGCGGGTGGCGCTGCGTTTCGACGGCGACCTCGAGCCGGCGCGCGAGGAGGTGTTCCTGGCAGGCACGGCGCTGACATGGGTACGCGTCGCCGGCGCGGCTGGTGAAGCCGTCGATGGGGGCGCAGGCGGGCCGAAGCAGCGGGGCCGGCCGGCGGCGAGCGCGCGCGTCGGGGTCGATGCCGGCGTGGCGGCCATCGCCAGCCCCGCCGACGGCACCATCTTCGCGCTGGATCCCGATATCCCGCCGGCCGCGCAGCGCGTGTGGCTGCGCGCGGAAGCAGCCGGCGGCGCGCCCGCGCGCGGGGTCGGCTGGCGCCTGGACGGCCAGCTGCTGGCGCGTGGCGCCGAGGTGGCCTGGCTGCCTTGGCCGGGGCGCCATCAGTTCGAGCTGGTCTCGGCCGACGGGCGCGTGCTCGACCGCGTCGGCGTCGAGGTGCGCGGGGCCGTGGCGCGCACGCCGGCGCCTGCCGGGCGGCCGGGCGGCTGA
- a CDS encoding lysoplasmalogenase — protein MSWLAMRIPARVREWWMAGALAGVIYGGLLVSAAMELPEGAPLAGQIALQPAWKTAMALMLARAAWFHQPRRERRWLVAALLCSALGDFLLCLPGLPHYFVGGLGAFLLAHLAYIVLLLPLAGDWRAPRLVGCGLVVGAAGTLLGRFWPNLGTLTVPVAVYVCALAAMACTALVARLPTPLAALGALCFAASDAMIGMARFLSPFDSYQLGIWWTYAAAQVLLVAGVTAGRNG, from the coding sequence GTGAGCTGGCTGGCGATGAGAATACCCGCGCGCGTGCGCGAATGGTGGATGGCCGGTGCGCTGGCCGGGGTGATCTACGGCGGCCTGCTGGTCAGCGCCGCGATGGAACTGCCGGAGGGCGCGCCGCTGGCCGGCCAGATCGCGCTGCAGCCGGCCTGGAAGACCGCCATGGCGCTGATGCTGGCGCGCGCGGCCTGGTTCCACCAGCCGCGCCGCGAGCGCCGCTGGCTGGTGGCGGCGCTGCTGTGCTCGGCGCTGGGCGACTTCCTGCTGTGCCTGCCGGGCCTGCCGCACTACTTCGTCGGCGGCCTCGGCGCCTTCCTGCTGGCGCACCTGGCCTACATCGTGCTGCTGCTGCCGCTGGCCGGCGACTGGCGCGCGCCGCGCCTGGTCGGCTGCGGCCTCGTGGTGGGCGCGGCGGGCACGCTGCTGGGGCGCTTCTGGCCCAACCTCGGCACGCTGACCGTGCCGGTCGCGGTCTATGTGTGCGCGCTGGCGGCGATGGCGTGCACGGCGCTGGTGGCGCGCCTGCCCACGCCGCTGGCGGCGCTGGGCGCGCTCTGCTTCGCCGCGTCGGACGCGATGATCGGCATGGCGCGCTTCCTCTCCCCGTTCGACAGCTACCAGCTCGGTATCTGGTGGACCTACGCGGCGGCGCAGGTGCTGCTGGTGGCGGGCGTGACCGCCGGGCGGAACGGATGA